Proteins co-encoded in one Rattus rattus isolate New Zealand chromosome 5, Rrattus_CSIRO_v1, whole genome shotgun sequence genomic window:
- the LOC116900811 gene encoding 60S ribosomal protein L29-like — MAKSKNHTTYNQSHKWHRNGIKKPWSQRYESLKGVDPKILRNMHFAKKHKKGLKKMPANNAKAVSARAEAIKALVKPQAVKPKMPKSPSCKLSHLAFNAHPKLGKPIRSHMAQEQVESLEQ, encoded by the exons atggccaagtccaagaaccacaccacatACAACCAGTCccacaaatggcacagaaatggcatcaagaaaccctgGTCACAAAGATATGAATCTCTTAAGGGAGTTGACCCCAAGATCCTGAGGAACATGcactttgccaagaagcacaagaaaggcctgaagaagatgccGGCCAACAATGCCAAGGCAGTGAGTGCACGTGCAGAAGCCATTAAGGCCCTTGTGAAGCCTCAGGCCGTCAAACCCAAGATGCCAAAGAGCCCCAGCTGCAAACTCAGCCATCTGGCTTTCAATgctcaccccaagcttgggaagcCGATTCGAAGTCACATGGCCCAAGA gcaaGTGGAAAGTTTGGAGCAGTAA